A part of Pieris napi chromosome 9, ilPieNapi1.2, whole genome shotgun sequence genomic DNA contains:
- the LOC125052499 gene encoding sideroflexin-2 — MSSENRIDITQPLWDQTTFVGRFRHFAFISNPLLSLVPEKELYQAKELYFKYKEGKEPSETKLEQVVRAKQLYESAFHPDSGELQNVFGRMSFQMPGGCLVTGAMLQWYRTATAVVFWQWVNQSFNALVNYTNRNANSPLTTKQMGAAYVSATSAAMATALTFKFVIQKKAKNPILARFVPFAAVAAANWVNIPLMRQNEILLGLDVTDENGKVIGKSQLAPVKGISQVVTSRIVMCAPGMLLLPVIMERIEPKAWMQRIKWAHIGIQTSIVGLFLTFMVPTACAIFPQRCKLSIDTIKRFEKDRYDEIVKNTDGKPPEYVYFNKGL; from the exons ATGTCCTCAGAAAACAGAATAGATATCACTCAGCCCTTGTGGGATCAAACAACTTTTGTGGGTAGATTTCGCCACTTCGCCTTTATCTCTAACCCCCTGCTTTCATTGGTACCAGAAAAAGAGTTGTATCAGGCTAAAGAactctattttaaatataa aGAAGGAAAGGAGCCATCCGAAACAAAACTAGAGCAAGTAGTAAGAGCTAAGCAGTTATATGAGTCAGCATTCCACCCTGATAGTGGAGAACTTCAGAATGTATTCGGTAGAATGTCATTCCAAATGCCAGGGGGATGTCTTGTTACAGGAGCAATGTTGCAGTGGTATag GACTGCCACGGCAGTGGTATTTTGGCAGTGGGTGAACCAGTCGTTTAATGCGTTAGTAAATTATACGAACCGAAACGCCAATTCGCCCCTAACTACGAAGCAAATGGGAGCCGCGTATGTGTCCGCGACGTCTGCTGCAATGGCCACGGCGCTTACTTTCAAATTTGTTATACAGAAAAAAGCCAAGAATCCCATTTTAGCG AGATTTGTTCCGTTTGCGGCGGTGGCGGCCGCTAACTGGGTGAACATTCCACTCATGAGgcaaaatgaaattttacttG gtttGGATGTAACGGACGAAAATGGTAAAGTTATTGGAAAATCACAACTTGCACCAGTTAAGGGAATTTCACAAGTTGTTACTTCGAG AATCGTAATGTGTGCACCTGGAATGTTACTCCTACCCGTGATAATGGAGAGAATCGAACCCAAGGCCTGGATGCAAAGGATCAAGTGGGCTCACATTGGCATACAGACAAGCATAGTTGGACTATT tttaaCATTCATGGTGCCGACAGCGTGCGCTATATTCCCACAACGATG cAAATTGTCAATTGACACAATCAAACGCTTTGAGAAGGACAGATATGATGAAATTGTGAAAAACACCGACGGAAAACCTCCAGAATATGTATACTTTAACAAGGGATTGTAA
- the LOC125052493 gene encoding PWWP domain-containing protein 2A-like encodes MVAVLATADIIMIQKNSQILVNVEEALEDLLVVSYSSENKKFQGVLLDSNKGNLPFGVYSLNPAFTKLGNKDAGCDEKLHSVSQRFTYQEPQFVDEEHKIKKQASKSKPQPRQKMTVRLRPRKVLCSNCQGICNENNENVDVSKKRKLDSDDDTPKQPSDSSELDKKHANMKSMLIPKLSRLQPSEISNAMKSTRTSDKIRIAETELCADSEQTQEVAFVSVSDNNDNTLDTKNGDSSFSNLFSNARTLKICFGEGEGTVVKIPPLNSDFNEDSGVSCDMARTSKPDIKAVKKALKKAKKQAKKSATKTDTVNDSSPKYIGALSPRNNLSQVSPSDPLEKKHRHKVKHKKKNRVTRQKDENSSKSDNDYFSDIKDSCLNQKVSMNLRRLSSNSYECKDDESDDCESETVPDFPAKSESIGGRLVRVSPGDIVWGKVVGFPWWPGRVLSLASTSRAHVAWFASTTSSLMPCDSLCPFLEDYKICFNKKKRGPYKEAVKQATIKAKENESLDPLASPNALATVSPQPIDVFS; translated from the exons atggTGGCTGTTCTAGCAACAGCCGATATTATAATGATTCAAAAGAATTCCCAAATCTTAGTGAATGTTGAAGAAGCTTTAGAGGATTTATTAGTGGTCTCATATTCTagtgaaaataaaaagtttcagGGTGTACTTTTAGATTCCAATAAGGG CAATTTACCATTTGGTGTTTATAGTCTCAATCCAGCTTTTACAAAACTAGGTAATAAAGATGCTGGTTGCGATGAAAAGCTACATTCAGTTAGTCAAAGATTTACTTACCAAGAACCTCAATTCGTGGATGAAGAgcacaaaattaaaaagcaGGCTAGTAAAAGCAAGCCTCAACCACGTCAAAAGATGACGGTGCGATTACGACCTCGAAAAGTCCTGTGTTCAAATTGCCAGGGTATTTGCAATGAGAACAATGAAAATGTAGACGTGTCGAAAAAACGTAAGTTAGATTCTGACGACGATACGCCTAAACAACCCTCTGATTCATCGGAATTAGATAAAAAACACGCCAATATGAAGAGTATGTTAATTCCAAAACTGTCTAGATTGCAACCAAGTGAAATCTCAAATGCTATGAAGTCTACCAGGACCAGTGATAAAATTAGAATTGCAGAAACTGAGTTATGTGCGGATAGTGAGCAAACACAAGAAGTTGCATTTGTAAGCGTTTCTGATAACAATGACAATACATTGGACACTAAGAATGGTGACTCATCATTTAGCAACCTATTTTCTAATGCAAGAActcttaaaatatgttttggtGAAGGCGAAGGCACTGTTGTAAAAATACCACCCCTCAACAGTGATTTTAATGAAGATTCTGGTGTGTCATGTGATATGGCAAGGACTTCTAAACCAGATATAAAGGCTGTTAAAAAAGCACTAAAAAAAGCCAAGAAGCAGGCTAAAAAAAGTGCAACTAAGACAGACACTGTAAATGATTCCTCACCAAAATATATTGGTGCATTATCTCCAAGAAATAATCTATCACAAGTCTCACCTTCAGACCCTTTAGAAAAGAAACATAGGCAtaaagtaaaacataaaaaaaagaatcgtGTAACACGTCAAAAAGATGAAAACTCATCAAAAAGTGACAATGATTACTTTAGTGATATTAAAGACAGTTGTTTAAATCAAAAAGTTTCTATGAATTTGAGAAGATTAAGTAGCAATTCATATGAATGTAAGGATGATGAATCAGATGATTGTGAAAGTGAAACAGTTCCAGACTTTCCTGCTAAATCAGAAAGTATTGGAGGAAGGTTGGTGAGGGTTTCACCTGGTGATATTGTGTGGGGAAAGGTGGTTGGATTCCCCTGGTGGCCTGGCAGGGTCCTCAGCCTTGCATCTACTTCAAGGGCTCATGTTGCATGGTTTGCTTCAACTACATCATCTCTCATGCCCTGTGATAGCTTGTGCCCATTTTTAGAAGATTATAAG atCTGCttcaataaaaagaaaaggGGTCCATACAAAGAGGCTGTGAAGCAGGCGACAATAAAGGCTAAAGAGAATGAATCTCTGGATCCACTTGCTAGCCCAAATGCATTAGCTACTGTGTCACCACAACCTATTGATGTGTTCTCATAA